One window from the genome of Thermoleophilaceae bacterium encodes:
- a CDS encoding methyltransferase domain-containing protein: MSRDWDAATYDRVSDPQVAMAEVVLERLALQPGERVLDAGCGSGRVTELLLESGAEVIAADQSQSMVEAARARLNGRGQVLQSDIAEIELDAPVDAVFSNAVFHWVPDHDRLFATLHRALRPGGRLVAQCGGRGNVESFHAGARVVGHREPYAPYLGGWVGPWNFAGPEETSERLRRAGFTEVACRLEPWPVVPDDPTGYLRSVCLGYHVERLPEELRAPYVRDVVAELANPLELDYVRLNIDARRPA, translated from the coding sequence GTGAGCCGCGACTGGGACGCCGCCACCTACGACCGGGTCTCCGACCCGCAGGTGGCCATGGCCGAGGTCGTTCTGGAGCGCCTGGCGCTGCAGCCCGGCGAGCGCGTGCTGGACGCCGGCTGCGGCAGCGGCCGGGTCACCGAGCTGCTGCTGGAGTCCGGCGCCGAGGTGATCGCGGCCGACCAGTCGCAGTCGATGGTGGAGGCGGCCCGCGCCCGCCTCAACGGCCGGGGTCAGGTCTTGCAATCCGACATCGCCGAGATCGAGCTCGACGCGCCGGTGGACGCCGTCTTCTCCAACGCGGTGTTCCACTGGGTGCCCGACCACGACCGCCTGTTCGCCACCCTGCACCGGGCGCTGCGGCCCGGCGGGCGCCTGGTGGCGCAGTGCGGCGGCCGCGGCAACGTGGAGAGCTTCCACGCCGGCGCGCGGGTGGTGGGTCACCGTGAGCCCTATGCGCCATACCTGGGCGGCTGGGTGGGGCCGTGGAACTTCGCCGGCCCCGAGGAGACCTCCGAGCGCCTGCGGCGAGCCGGTTTCACCGAGGTCGCCTGCCGGCTCGAGCCCTGGCCCGTGGTCCCCGACGACCCGACGGGCTACCTGCGCTCGGTCTGTCTCGGCTACCACGTCGAGCGCCTGCCCGAGGAGCTGCGTGCCCCGTACGTGCGCGACGTGGTGGCGGAGCTGGCCAACCCGCTCGAGCTCGACTACGTGCGCCTGAACATCGACGCGCGGAGGCCCGCATGA
- the leuB gene encoding 3-isopropylmalate dehydrogenase, which yields MRVVTLPGDGIGPEIMRAARRLLDAVGDFDLDERLVGGASIDAHGTALTDETLEACRGADAVLLAAVGGPKWDTTDPGAPRPEEGLLGLRKELELFANLRPVRPSPALLDASPLRRERIEGTDLLVVRELTGGIYFGDRGRSGGRAHDTCVYSVEEVERIAEVAFRFARRKVTSVDKANILETSRLWRETVTRLAVARDVTVEHLLVDNAAMQLVSRPGDFDVILTENMFGDILSDEAAMLTGSIGMLPSASVGAGKPGLFEPVHGSAPDIAGTGKANPLAMFGSVAMMLRFGLAMEDAAAGIESAIDRALEEGLRTPDLGGDASTEDATEAVLTHL from the coding sequence ATGAGAGTCGTCACCCTGCCCGGCGACGGCATCGGTCCCGAGATCATGCGCGCCGCGCGGCGCCTGCTCGACGCCGTGGGCGACTTCGACCTCGACGAGCGCCTGGTGGGCGGTGCCTCCATCGACGCCCACGGCACCGCGCTGACGGACGAGACGCTGGAGGCCTGCCGCGGCGCCGACGCCGTGCTGCTCGCGGCGGTGGGCGGCCCCAAGTGGGACACGACGGACCCCGGGGCGCCCCGTCCGGAGGAGGGGCTGCTCGGCCTGCGCAAGGAGCTGGAGCTGTTCGCCAACCTGCGCCCGGTCCGTCCCAGCCCGGCGCTGCTCGACGCCAGCCCGCTGCGCCGGGAGCGCATCGAGGGCACGGACCTCCTGGTGGTGCGCGAGCTCACCGGCGGCATCTACTTCGGCGACCGCGGCCGCAGCGGCGGCCGCGCGCACGACACCTGCGTGTACAGCGTCGAGGAGGTCGAGCGCATCGCCGAGGTGGCCTTCCGCTTCGCCCGCCGCAAGGTCACCAGCGTGGACAAGGCCAACATCCTCGAGACATCGCGGCTCTGGCGCGAGACCGTCACCCGCCTCGCCGTGGCCCGCGACGTGACCGTCGAGCACCTGCTCGTGGACAACGCCGCCATGCAGCTGGTGTCCCGTCCCGGCGACTTCGACGTGATCCTCACGGAGAACATGTTCGGCGACATCCTGAGCGACGAGGCCGCCATGCTCACGGGCTCGATCGGGATGCTCCCGAGCGCCTCGGTGGGGGCCGGCAAGCCGGGCCTTTTCGAGCCGGTGCACGGCTCGGCCCCCGACATCGCGGGCACGGGGAAGGCCAACCCGCTGGCGATGTTCGGCTCGGTGGCGATGATGCTGCGCTTCGGACTGGCTATGGAGGACGCCGCCGCGGGGATAGAATCGGCCATCGATCGCGCGCTCGAGGAAGGGCTACGGACGCCCGACCTCGGCGGCGACGCATCCACCGAGGACGCCACCGAGGCAGTTCTCACACACCTCTGA
- a CDS encoding branched-chain amino acid transaminase, which translates to MNTADTIWMNGEFVAWEDAKVHVLTHCLHYGTGVFEGIRCYETGSGPAVFRHAEHLERLELSSKLYYMDLPFTREQIREATHELIAKSGFSSCYIRPLVFRGAGPMGLFPLDNPVEIAVAVWEWGAYLGEEGQRNGIRATMSSWRRISPDSLIPHSKASGQYLNSVLAKVVASKAGYEEAILLDDNGYVCEGTGENIFVVRDGRIVTPCQTNGILDGINRKSVMEIARDLGYELTERNLARAELLLADEIFLTGTAAELTPVREIDGIEIGPPGPVTREVQQVFTDALHGRVERYAGWLDHVRVPSKA; encoded by the coding sequence GTGAACACCGCGGACACGATCTGGATGAACGGCGAGTTCGTCGCCTGGGAGGACGCGAAGGTACACGTCCTCACGCACTGCCTTCACTACGGCACCGGGGTCTTCGAGGGCATCCGCTGCTACGAGACCGGCAGCGGCCCGGCGGTCTTCCGCCATGCCGAGCATCTCGAGCGGCTCGAGCTCTCGTCCAAGCTCTACTACATGGATCTCCCGTTCACGCGGGAGCAGATTCGCGAGGCAACGCACGAGCTCATCGCCAAGAGCGGCTTCTCGTCCTGCTACATCCGCCCGCTCGTCTTCCGGGGCGCGGGACCCATGGGGCTCTTCCCCCTCGACAACCCGGTGGAGATCGCCGTCGCGGTTTGGGAGTGGGGGGCCTATCTCGGCGAGGAGGGGCAGCGGAACGGGATCCGGGCCACCATGTCGTCCTGGCGGCGGATCTCGCCCGACTCCCTGATCCCCCACTCCAAGGCCTCGGGTCAGTACCTCAACTCGGTCCTGGCCAAGGTGGTCGCCAGCAAGGCGGGCTACGAGGAGGCCATCCTCCTGGACGACAACGGCTACGTCTGCGAGGGCACCGGCGAGAACATCTTCGTCGTGCGCGACGGGCGGATCGTCACCCCGTGCCAGACCAACGGCATCCTCGACGGCATCAACCGCAAGTCGGTGATGGAGATCGCACGCGACCTCGGCTATGAGCTCACCGAGCGCAACCTGGCGCGTGCCGAGTTGCTGCTGGCGGACGAGATCTTCCTCACCGGCACCGCGGCCGAGCTCACGCCCGTCCGCGAGATCGACGGCATCGAGATCGGCCCGCCGGGCCCGGTCACGCGCGAGGTGCAGCAGGTCTTCACCGACGCGTTGCACGGCCGCGTCGAGCGCTACGCGGGCTGGCTGGATCACGTTCGCGTACCGTCCAAGGCGTGA
- the cimA gene encoding citramalate synthase yields MTLVHIYDTTLRDGMGGEGMSLSVEEKLRVAHALDGLGIPFVEAGFPSSNPKETALFELLARETFQNAEIVAFGMTRRRDLAAADDPALRLLADCFAPVCTLVGKTWKLHLEKVTKVDAEENLRMIADAVGFLRGQDKRVIYDAEHFFDAFRDDEPYALRCLRAAVDAGAENVTLCDTNGSSLPSQVAHATERVVAELGEHAQVGIHTHDDAGCGVANTLVAVERGARLVQGTMNGYGERCGNANLVSIIPALQLKMGYECLEPDQLARLTETSHLMDELCNVAPDPNQPYVGRNAFAHKAGLHAAGVAEDARTFEHIDPAAVGNHSELLISELSGKNTVQARAGETGVELDAPTAARVVERVKDLEHRGYQFEAADGSFDLLIRRETGEYEPLFTLESWRVIVEKRADGKVETEATIKIWVGGERYVRTAEGNGPVNALDRALRSAIGETYPHLHDIELVNFKVRILDEAKGTAAVTRVLLDASDGTDTWGTIGVSENVIESSWEALVDSLEAGMLPTRAHHRRASAASAP; encoded by the coding sequence GTGACGCTCGTCCACATCTACGACACGACGCTCCGCGACGGCATGGGCGGGGAGGGGATGTCCCTGTCCGTCGAGGAGAAGCTGCGGGTCGCGCACGCCCTGGACGGGCTCGGCATCCCGTTTGTCGAGGCGGGCTTCCCGAGCAGCAACCCCAAGGAGACGGCGCTGTTCGAGCTGCTCGCGCGCGAGACGTTCCAGAACGCCGAGATCGTGGCCTTCGGCATGACCCGCCGACGCGATCTGGCGGCGGCGGACGATCCCGCGCTGCGGCTGCTGGCCGACTGCTTCGCACCCGTCTGCACGCTGGTGGGCAAGACGTGGAAGCTCCATCTCGAGAAGGTCACGAAGGTGGACGCGGAGGAGAACCTGCGCATGATCGCCGATGCCGTGGGCTTCCTCCGCGGGCAGGACAAGCGCGTGATCTACGACGCCGAGCACTTCTTCGACGCCTTCCGCGACGACGAGCCCTATGCGCTGCGCTGCCTGCGGGCAGCGGTCGACGCGGGCGCCGAGAACGTCACGCTCTGCGACACGAACGGCTCCTCCCTGCCCTCGCAGGTGGCCCACGCCACCGAGCGGGTCGTGGCAGAGCTCGGCGAGCACGCGCAGGTCGGCATCCACACCCATGACGACGCCGGCTGCGGCGTGGCCAACACGCTCGTGGCCGTCGAGCGCGGTGCGCGGCTCGTTCAGGGCACGATGAACGGCTACGGCGAGCGCTGCGGCAACGCCAACCTCGTCTCGATCATCCCGGCGCTCCAGCTCAAGATGGGCTACGAGTGCCTCGAGCCGGACCAGCTCGCCCGCCTCACCGAGACCTCGCACTTGATGGACGAGCTCTGCAACGTCGCTCCCGATCCCAACCAGCCGTACGTCGGGCGCAACGCCTTCGCCCACAAGGCCGGGCTGCACGCGGCCGGGGTGGCGGAGGACGCACGGACCTTCGAGCACATCGACCCGGCCGCCGTCGGCAACCACAGCGAACTGCTGATCTCCGAGCTCTCGGGCAAGAACACGGTGCAGGCGCGGGCGGGCGAGACCGGCGTCGAGCTCGACGCGCCCACTGCTGCACGGGTGGTCGAGCGCGTCAAGGACCTCGAGCACCGCGGCTACCAGTTCGAGGCGGCCGACGGCTCGTTCGACCTGCTCATCCGCCGCGAGACCGGCGAGTACGAGCCGCTGTTCACCCTCGAGTCATGGCGGGTGATCGTCGAGAAGCGCGCCGACGGCAAGGTCGAGACCGAGGCCACCATCAAGATCTGGGTTGGCGGCGAGCGCTACGTGCGCACGGCCGAGGGCAACGGGCCGGTGAACGCGCTGGACCGCGCGCTGCGCTCGGCCATCGGCGAGACCTACCCGCACCTGCACGACATCGAGCTCGTCAACTTCAAGGTGCGCATCCTCGACGAGGCCAAGGGCACGGCCGCGGTCACCCGGGTGCTGCTCGACGCCAGCGACGGGACCGACACCTGGGGCACGATCGGGGTGTCGGAGAACGTCATCGAGTCGAGCTGGGAGGCGCTGGTGGACTCGCTCGAGGCGGGCATGCTGCCCACCCGCGCCCACCACCGCCGGGCGAGCGCCGCTTCGGCGCCGTGA
- a CDS encoding DegT/DnrJ/EryC1/StrS family aminotransferase, with protein sequence MIPLAKPVLGEREEELVLEVLRSGRLSLGPRATEFEHAFAARIGAAHASAVSSGTAGLHLAVRGAGVQPGDEVVTTPFSFVASANSVLYEGAHPVFCDIDRRTLNIDPEAAAAAVGPRTTGLLPVHIFGYPADIGALERLAAQRGLWIVEDACEALGATHADGTTVGARGNPAVFAFYANKQLTTGEGGMVCCGDSALKARYDSERNQGRAPDMGWLDHDRLGFNYRLSDIACALGIAQLERLGELLAARTAAAALYGQALADIEGLELPCPDVGEERRGWFVYVVQLPGHADRDATIEALRARGIDSKPYLPAIHLMSFYRERFGHTEGEFPVCEDVARRSIALPFFPGLGEGEIAQVAAALGEALAAVTPSA encoded by the coding sequence GTGATCCCCCTCGCCAAGCCCGTCCTCGGCGAGCGCGAGGAGGAGCTGGTGCTCGAGGTACTGCGGTCCGGGCGGCTGTCGCTGGGGCCCAGGGCCACGGAATTCGAGCACGCCTTCGCCGCGCGGATAGGGGCGGCGCACGCCTCTGCCGTCTCGAGCGGCACCGCGGGCCTCCACCTCGCGGTGCGCGGGGCGGGTGTCCAGCCGGGCGACGAGGTGGTCACCACCCCCTTCAGCTTCGTGGCCTCGGCCAACTCCGTGCTGTACGAGGGGGCCCACCCGGTGTTCTGCGACATCGACAGGCGCACGCTCAACATCGACCCCGAGGCGGCCGCCGCGGCCGTGGGGCCACGGACCACCGGGCTGCTGCCGGTGCACATCTTCGGCTACCCCGCAGATATCGGTGCCCTGGAGCGCCTGGCCGCGCAGCGCGGCCTCTGGATCGTGGAGGACGCCTGCGAGGCGCTCGGTGCCACCCACGCCGACGGCACGACGGTGGGCGCCCGTGGCAACCCGGCGGTGTTCGCCTTCTACGCCAACAAGCAGCTCACCACGGGGGAAGGGGGGATGGTGTGCTGCGGCGACTCCGCCCTCAAGGCTCGCTACGACTCCGAGCGCAATCAGGGCCGGGCGCCCGACATGGGCTGGCTCGACCACGACCGCCTCGGCTTCAACTACCGCCTGTCGGACATCGCGTGCGCCCTTGGCATAGCCCAGCTCGAGCGGCTCGGAGAGCTGCTGGCCGCCCGGACCGCGGCGGCCGCGCTCTACGGGCAGGCGCTCGCGGACATCGAGGGGCTGGAGCTCCCCTGCCCCGACGTGGGCGAGGAGCGTCGCGGCTGGTTCGTGTACGTGGTGCAGCTCCCGGGCCACGCCGACCGCGACGCCACGATCGAGGCGCTGCGCGCGCGCGGGATCGACTCCAAGCCCTACCTGCCCGCCATCCACCTCATGAGCTTCTACCGTGAGCGCTTCGGTCACACCGAGGGGGAGTTCCCCGTCTGCGAGGACGTCGCCCGGCGCTCCATCGCCCTGCCGTTCTTCCCCGGCCTCGGCGAGGGAGAGATCGCGCAGGTGGCCGCGGCGCTCGGCGAGGCGCTGGCGGCCGTTACGCCAAGCGCTTGA
- a CDS encoding GNAT family N-acetyltransferase, whose amino-acid sequence MPPEVRAARPHDRDAVVRLLYLSAAGMYDRYAGDREAALRLLGRAFAREGTNASAEIVCVAEAGGRVAGALAGFPIREGARRGSAFLRLTLASLPPWRWPAALRLYRLGARVTPPAPPACFYVDGLATDPGLRRSGAARALLDAAEARARLLAQPALALDTALDNAPARALYESFGFSAAGEVAPSYGLPGFVGYVKRLA is encoded by the coding sequence GTGCCACCCGAGGTCCGCGCCGCGCGCCCGCACGACCGCGACGCCGTCGTGCGACTGCTGTACCTGAGCGCCGCCGGCATGTACGACCGCTATGCGGGCGACCGTGAGGCGGCGCTTCGGCTGCTGGGGCGGGCGTTCGCCCGCGAGGGGACGAATGCGAGCGCCGAGATCGTCTGCGTGGCCGAGGCCGGCGGCCGCGTGGCCGGCGCGCTGGCCGGCTTCCCGATCCGGGAGGGCGCCCGGCGCGGGAGCGCCTTCCTGCGGCTGACACTTGCCTCGCTGCCGCCGTGGCGCTGGCCCGCCGCGCTGCGGCTCTATCGCCTCGGCGCGCGGGTGACCCCGCCCGCGCCGCCCGCGTGCTTCTACGTGGACGGACTGGCCACCGACCCCGGACTGCGGCGCAGCGGTGCCGCCCGGGCGTTGCTCGACGCGGCGGAGGCGCGTGCCCGTCTGCTGGCGCAGCCCGCGCTCGCCCTCGACACGGCACTCGACAACGCGCCGGCGCGGGCGCTGTACGAGAGCTTCGGCTTCAGCGCCGCCGGTGAGGTGGCGCCCTCGTACGGGCTCCCTGGCTTCGTGGGCTACGTCAAGCGCTTGGCGTAA